One genomic segment of Lampris incognitus isolate fLamInc1 chromosome 2, fLamInc1.hap2, whole genome shotgun sequence includes these proteins:
- the bin2a gene encoding bridging integrator 2a, producing the protein MAEGSSPKGNTGVFAKKVQRQLSRGKEKVLQRLGKTVETRDDQFDHCLNRFNDQQTDGNRIYKDLKVYLSAVREMREASRRLSQSLFDSYDTEWTGEEDLGAIVEGEDLLWNDFEVKLVDQAIHTMESYMAQFPDVREKISKRGRKLVDYDSSRHHLEALQTAKKRDDVKILKAEEELNATRKVYEGINDELKQELPTFLDSRIGCYVGVFSAVATLREIFYKELNTLNHDLHNVMKELQAQHPDKVFVVRGLQRYGSLKRRSLISPKSWKSSFSEFHMNYSPRLAHQKFSFKSPDKSRNNNTLSRENSKLAVYPQSPPPDGSSSELRELDEESNHSDGDSSSAEVKSGSDREDSKIETAGVESSGDANRGEENDEGGVAEPKLPSGQHSITSDNKGEGEKPPLSESSSEPNNSYDSGSLELQLSAVESSRLYIEESIDSQVAPQIPQTNGLEDGAVSGLGADSKPLQSPHKDAPIENQASLD; encoded by the exons ATGGCAGAAGGCAGCAGTCCAAAAGGCAACACTGGAGTGTTTGCTAAAAAAGTACAAAGGCAACTGAGCAGAGGAAAGGAAAAG GTGTTGCAGAGGCTGGGAAAGACGGTGGAGACGAGAGACGACCAGTTTGACCACTGTCTAAACAGATTCAATGACCAACAG ACAGATGGGAACCGAATATACAAGGACCTGAAGGTCTACCTCAGTGCAGTAAGAG AAATGCGTGAAGCTTCAAGACGCCTCTCCCAGTCTCTTTTTGATTCTTATGACACAGAGTGGACTGGAGAGGAGGACTTGGGAGCCATTGTTGAG GGTGAGGACCTGCTATGGAATGACTTTGAGGTGAAGCTGGTGGACCAGGCAATACACACCATGGAGTCCTACATGGCCCAGTTCCCGGATGTCAGG GAGAAAATTTCCAAAAGAGGAAGGAAATTGGTTGACTACGATTCTTCCCGTCATCACCTGGAGGCGCTGCAGACTGCTAAGAAGAGGGACGACGTCAAAATATTAAAG GCAGAGGAAGAACTAAACGCTACCAGAAAGGTCTACGAAGGGATCAACGATGAACTAAAGCAAGAGCTACCCACTTTCCTCGATAG CCGTATTGGATGCTACGTGGGAGTCTTCTCGGCTGTTGCAACTTTACGGGAAATCTTTTATAAGGAGCTGAACACG CTCAACCATGATTTGCACAACGTGATGAAGGAGCTACAGGCTCAGCATCCAGACAAGGTGTTTGTTGTGAGGGGACTGCAACG GTATGGCTCACTGAAAAGACGATCTCTGATATCCCCTAAGTCATGGAAGTCCAGCTTCTCTGAATTTCATATGAACTATAGCCCCAGACTTGCCCATCAAAAGTTCAGTTTCAAGTCCCCCGATAAGTCTCGCAACAATAACACCCTGTCCAGGGAGAACAGTAAACTTGcggtctacccacaatccccccctCCGGATGGCTCATCTTCAGAGCTCAGGGAGCTGGATGAAGAATCCAACCACAGTGATGGCGATAGCTCTTCTGCAGAGGTCAAGTCTGGGTCTGACAGGGAAGACTCTAAAATAGAGACCGCTGGTGTTGAGTCCAGCGGAGATGCGAATCGAGGGGAAGAAAATGATGAAGGAGGGGTGGCTGAGCCAAAACTACCTTCGGGCCAACATTCAATCACCTCTGACAACAAAGGGGAAGGAGAGAAACCTCCACTGAGTGAGAGCAGCTCAGAACCTAACAACTCATACGATTCAGGGAGCCTGGAGCTCCAGCTCTCTGCAGTAGAAAGCAGCCGACTGTACATAGAGGAAAGCATAGACAGCCAGGTGGCTCCTCAGATCCCACAAACCAATGGGCTAGAGGATGGAGCAGTTTCTGGCCTTGGGGCTGACTCCAAACCTCTTCAATCGCCCCACAAG GATGCTCCTATTGAAAACCAAGCATCTCTGGAT